From Chryseobacterium joostei, the proteins below share one genomic window:
- a CDS encoding stage II sporulation protein M produces MREVYFIKQNKEKWLGIEQVIDGKIKKNPDDLSSLYINLINDLSFAQTYYPKSNTTVYLNHLSSQIFQKIYKTKRVEENRLVYFFKTEVPLLVYQYRRYLLYAFLFFILFTSIGVLSAMYDKDFVNIILGESYVNETIENIKNNNAVGVYQSGTTWGTTIGIIFNNIKVGAKLYMYGVAGGVGTLFALLSNSVMVGSFQYFFYDYGALKDSARGIWLHGVFEIFSMVVEAMCGLILGASILFPKTLSRFNSFKKGFKDSFKIFLSTIPFTICAGIIEGYVTRHALKMPLILNLVIIFGSLAIVIFYYLVYPSIVNKKTNKHTNDTIL; encoded by the coding sequence ATGAGAGAAGTTTATTTCATTAAACAAAATAAAGAAAAATGGTTGGGAATAGAACAGGTTATTGATGGGAAAATAAAAAAAAATCCTGATGACCTGTCTTCACTGTATATTAACCTGATCAATGATCTTTCTTTTGCACAGACTTACTATCCCAAAAGTAATACCACTGTTTATCTGAATCACTTATCTTCCCAGATCTTTCAAAAAATCTATAAAACGAAAAGAGTAGAGGAGAACAGACTGGTTTATTTCTTTAAAACTGAGGTTCCGTTGTTGGTATATCAGTACAGAAGATATCTGCTGTATGCTTTTTTGTTTTTTATCCTTTTTACTTCGATAGGAGTGCTTTCTGCCATGTATGATAAGGACTTTGTTAATATCATTCTTGGAGAAAGCTATGTAAACGAAACCATTGAAAATATTAAAAATAATAATGCAGTAGGAGTTTACCAGAGTGGAACTACATGGGGAACTACAATAGGAATTATTTTCAATAACATTAAAGTAGGAGCCAAATTATATATGTATGGAGTGGCCGGAGGTGTGGGGACTCTATTTGCTTTGCTATCCAATAGTGTAATGGTGGGATCCTTTCAATATTTTTTCTATGATTATGGTGCATTGAAAGACAGCGCAAGAGGAATCTGGCTTCATGGGGTATTTGAAATCTTTTCCATGGTGGTAGAAGCGATGTGCGGATTGATTCTCGGAGCTTCTATTTTATTTCCAAAAACTTTGTCAAGATTTAACTCCTTTAAAAAAGGATTTAAAGATTCTTTCAAAATATTTTTAAGCACCATTCCATTCACGATCTGTGCGGGAATCATCGAGGGGTATGTAACAAGACATGCCTTAAAGATGCCCTTGATTTTAAACCTTGTGATTATTTTCGGTTCATTGGCCATTGTAATATTTTACTATCTTGTGTATCCGTCTATTGTGAATAAAAAAACTAATAAACACACCAATGATACAATTTTATAA
- a CDS encoding DUF4013 domain-containing protein, which produces MIQFYKKRDFGAFISDSFNFFKVYGKNYFKNYLLINGLLLILMVTVFIFGYRELFSQIFGSNLDGDSYYFEQYFSNNAGMLIGVGILTFLLCMILAIVNYLYPVFYLKRIAQGAEKIKTDEILDDFKKNLGRIAKLCLGMAFIVIPLALFIVAFSYILIFIIIGFFLIVLVYPTLFNVITFLMYDYFNSGRGFWESLSYSIRSQFSYPNGSEKSPYWKYWAAAFIMFIMISIASSIFTYVPMIFVYGSVLTSAPDGNFEQNPFTGTVGIVFFVFYGISMLLSFLLSNLLYVNAGFMYYDSRTDLHQKVELEEIDTIGINE; this is translated from the coding sequence ATGATACAATTTTATAAAAAAAGAGATTTTGGAGCCTTCATTAGTGACAGCTTCAACTTTTTCAAGGTATACGGAAAGAATTATTTTAAAAACTATCTTTTGATCAATGGATTGCTGTTGATCTTAATGGTTACTGTCTTTATTTTTGGTTATAGAGAACTTTTTTCACAGATTTTCGGATCAAATTTAGATGGTGATTCCTATTACTTTGAACAATATTTCTCTAATAATGCAGGAATGCTGATTGGGGTAGGAATATTAACATTTTTGCTTTGTATGATTCTGGCAATTGTTAATTACCTATATCCCGTTTTCTATCTGAAAAGAATTGCACAGGGAGCAGAAAAAATAAAAACGGATGAAATCCTAGATGATTTTAAGAAGAATTTAGGGAGAATTGCCAAGCTATGCCTAGGGATGGCTTTTATTGTAATTCCGTTGGCATTATTTATTGTCGCTTTTTCCTATATTCTGATATTTATTATTATTGGATTTTTCCTAATAGTACTTGTTTATCCAACCCTATTTAACGTGATTACATTTCTGATGTATGATTATTTTAATTCAGGGAGAGGTTTTTGGGAAAGCCTGAGTTACTCCATACGATCACAGTTTTCTTATCCTAATGGGAGTGAAAAGTCTCCCTATTGGAAATACTGGGCTGCAGCATTTATTATGTTTATCATGATATCCATTGCCAGCTCTATTTTTACTTATGTTCCTATGATCTTTGTGTATGGATCGGTTCTTACCTCTGCTCCGGATGGAAATTTTGAACAGAATCCTTTTACAGGAACTGTAGGAATTGTTTTCTTTGTCTTTTATGGAATTTCAATGCTGCTTTCATTCTTGCTTTCCAATCTGTTGTATGTAAACGCAGGATTCATGTATTATGACAGCAGAACAGATCTTCACCAGAAAGTAGAACTTGAAGAAATAGACACGATTGGAATCAATGAATAG
- a CDS encoding DUF4129 domain-containing protein, whose protein sequence is MNRFLIFILLFFSLGFFKAQDDGSADDYLGDSLYTTGHYHNMLRADSVLMKQPVTENTVYPKEFKENIPSRYKGNEFDYSVSKPRESFWQKLLRKIDRILQGIFGETVFAKSSEFTLAIVRLFAILLVGFLLYFIIKYVLGKDGSFIFGKKNKKLNLNVEELHENIHEINFPESIANFERAGDYRSAVRYQFLFALKKLSDKKLINWNPEKTNKDYVAELKAPNLKNEFSDLSYIFDYVWYGEFNIEEESYQKFKNQYQAFKP, encoded by the coding sequence ATGAATAGATTTTTAATTTTTATACTGCTTTTCTTCTCTCTTGGTTTTTTTAAGGCTCAGGATGATGGCTCTGCGGATGATTATTTGGGTGATTCTCTTTACACAACAGGTCATTACCATAATATGCTTCGTGCAGATTCTGTACTGATGAAGCAACCGGTTACAGAAAACACGGTGTATCCAAAAGAATTTAAGGAAAATATTCCCTCAAGATATAAAGGAAATGAGTTTGATTATTCAGTATCAAAACCCAGAGAATCTTTCTGGCAAAAATTATTGAGAAAGATCGACCGTATTTTGCAAGGTATTTTCGGGGAGACCGTTTTTGCTAAATCTTCCGAGTTTACACTTGCAATTGTTCGTCTTTTTGCCATCCTTTTGGTAGGGTTTCTACTTTATTTTATTATTAAGTATGTTCTTGGTAAAGACGGAAGCTTTATTTTCGGTAAAAAGAATAAAAAGCTGAATCTGAATGTGGAGGAATTGCATGAAAACATTCATGAAATTAATTTCCCTGAAAGTATTGCAAATTTTGAACGTGCAGGAGACTATCGTTCAGCAGTTCGTTATCAATTTCTATTCGCTCTCAAAAAATTAAGTGATAAGAAACTAATCAACTGGAATCCTGAGAAAACCAATAAGGATTATGTGGCAGAATTAAAAGCTCCGAATCTTAAAAATGAATTTTCCGATTTATCCTACATTTTTGATTATGTCTGGTATGGAGAATTCAATATTGAAGAAGAGAGCTATCAGAAATTTAAAAATCAGTATCAGGCATTTAAACCATAA